In one window of Trachemys scripta elegans isolate TJP31775 chromosome 5, CAS_Tse_1.0, whole genome shotgun sequence DNA:
- the CXXC4 gene encoding CXXC-type zinc finger protein 4, whose product MNTNVCVESGPNPEAPGLPKDNHLPEGALNSLVDYNSEMERYRSFATFYKTNGGAFPQAAKIARITTPIFPSAAAAAAARIGMSPWNCDTATAAAATAMLWGSGGGGSNTVPGGAAGARKSSSSAAASASLHAGRSSMHHRNESQRLGKPGCAPAEQPALQMANNNFLSTLSPEHCRPLAGECMNKLKCGAAEAEIMNLPERVGTFSAIPALGGISLPPGVIVMTALHSPAAASAAVTDSAFQIANLADCPQNHSSSSSSSSSLGAAGGGGAGGGGGGGGGGAGNPAKKKRKRCGVCVPCKRLINCGVCSSCRNRKTGHQICKFRKCEELKKKPGTSLERTPVPSAEAFRWFF is encoded by the coding sequence ATGAACACCAACGTGTGCGTGGAGAGCGGCCCCAACCCCGAGGCCCCGGGGCTGCCCAAGGATAACCACCTGCCCGAGGGGGCCCTGAACAGCCTTGTGGATTACAACTCGGAGATGGAGCGCTACCGCTCCTTCGCCACCTTCTACAAGACCAACGGGGGCGCCTTCCCCCAGGCGGCCAAGATCGCTCGCATCACCACCCCCATCTTCCCcagcgccgccgccgccgccgccgcccgcaTCGGCATGTCCCCCTGGAACTGCGATACCGCCACGGCCGCCGCCGCCACCGCCATGCTGTggggcagcggcggcggcggcagcaatACGGTCCCAGGCGGCGCGGCTGGTGCAAGGAAATCCTCCTCCTCCGCCGCCGCCTCCGCCTCGCTCCACGCCGGCAGGAGCAGCATGCACCATCGGAACGAGTCCCAGCGGCTGGGCAAGCCTGGCTGCGCGCCAGCCGAGCAGCCCGCGTTGCAAATGGCAAATAATAATTTCCTCTCCACCTTATCCCCCGAACACTGCAGACCTTTGGCTGGGGAATGCATGAACAAGCTCAAATGCGGCGCTGCTGAAGCAGAGATAATGAATCTCCCCGAGCGCGTGGGGACTTTTTCCGCTATCCCGGCTTTAGGGGGCATCTCATTACCTCCAGGGGTCATCGTCATGACAGCCCTTCACTCCCCCGCAGCAGCCTCAGCAGCCGTCACAGACAGTGCGTTTCAAATTGCCAATCTGGCAGACTGCCCGCAgaaccattcctcctcctcctcgtcctcctcctccctgggagCCGCCGGaggagggggggcgggaggaggaggaggaggcgggggaggaggggcaggcaaCCCTGCTAAGAAGAAGAGGAAAAGGTGTGGGGTCTGCGTGCCCTGCAAGAGGCTCATCAACTGTGGCGTCTGCAGCAGTTGCAGGAACCGCAAAACGGGACACCAGATCTGCAAATTTAGGAAATGTGAAGAGCTAAAGAAAAAACCTGGCACTTCACTAGAG